Proteins co-encoded in one Stenotrophomonas maltophilia genomic window:
- a CDS encoding peptidylprolyl isomerase — MPHRRCLALTALALACLLPSLANAATPYRSPQQILDASAASDWRTPDPANLLYMDLPAGRVIIELAPQFAPRHVANIQTFAHEHFWDGTSIYRSQDNFVVQFGDADADDAAKARPFGSAARKLPAEFERASTVLKVSVLPDRDGWAAQTGFVDGFPVGQDPQAGKAWLAHCYGMLGAGRNNEEDSSIGAELYVVTGQSPRQLDRNITLVGRVLKGMELLSAIPRGPAPMGFYADAKLRTPIVSIRRASDVPAAERTPIQVLRTDSKTFADTVEARRNRVDDFYKRPAGHIDLCNIPVPVK, encoded by the coding sequence ATGCCGCACCGCCGTTGCCTTGCCCTGACCGCCCTCGCCCTGGCCTGCCTGCTGCCCTCGTTGGCCAACGCGGCCACGCCCTACCGCAGCCCGCAACAGATCCTCGATGCGTCGGCGGCCAGTGACTGGCGTACGCCGGACCCGGCCAACCTGCTGTACATGGACCTGCCGGCCGGGCGGGTGATCATCGAGCTGGCACCGCAGTTCGCCCCGCGCCATGTGGCCAACATCCAGACCTTCGCCCACGAGCATTTCTGGGACGGCACCAGCATCTACCGCTCGCAGGACAATTTCGTGGTGCAGTTCGGCGACGCTGACGCCGATGACGCGGCCAAGGCCAGGCCGTTCGGCAGCGCCGCACGCAAGCTGCCGGCCGAGTTCGAACGCGCCAGCACCGTCCTGAAGGTGAGCGTGCTGCCCGATCGTGATGGCTGGGCGGCACAGACCGGGTTCGTCGACGGCTTCCCGGTCGGCCAGGACCCGCAGGCCGGCAAGGCCTGGCTGGCGCACTGCTACGGCATGCTGGGGGCGGGCCGCAACAACGAGGAAGACAGCAGCATCGGTGCCGAACTGTACGTGGTGACCGGGCAGTCACCGCGCCAGCTGGACCGCAACATCACCCTGGTCGGCCGCGTGCTGAAGGGCATGGAGCTGCTCAGTGCGATCCCGCGGGGGCCGGCGCCGATGGGCTTCTACGCCGATGCGAAGCTGCGCACGCCGATCGTGTCCATCCGCCGCGCCAGTGACGTGCCGGCGGCCGAGCGCACGCCGATCCAGGTGCTGCGTACCGATTCGAAGACCTTCGCCGATACGGTGGAGGCGCGGCGCAATCGCGTGGATGATTTCTACAAGCGCCCGGCGGGGCATATCGATCTCTGCAATATTCCGGTGCCGGTGAAGTAA
- a CDS encoding DMT family transporter: MNAVPQAAERDWRTPLELTLLGAIWGCSFLFMRVAVPSFGPFALVELRLVLGALVLLPFLWRARAQFLPRRWLWLAPIGLINSALPFVLFAYAAEQAPAAIGAICNAMTVLFAALIAFLFFGEKIGMRRAGALLVGFAGVVVLATAKVSGLSIGTAVIAGAAASLLYGLGVNLVKRHMTGLPSAAAAAATLSCASLWMLPMAVTHWPQAAIPLKAWGAAIALGVACTGLAFLMFYRLIGRIGPSRASTVTYLIPLFGAAFAWLFLGEAVTVQMLIAGALILGSVAVSQKG, translated from the coding sequence ATGAATGCGGTCCCACAGGCGGCCGAGCGCGACTGGCGCACACCGCTGGAACTGACCCTGCTGGGCGCCATCTGGGGCTGCTCGTTCCTGTTCATGCGGGTGGCGGTGCCGTCGTTCGGCCCGTTCGCGCTGGTTGAACTCCGTTTGGTACTGGGCGCGCTGGTGCTGCTGCCGTTCCTGTGGCGCGCGCGCGCGCAGTTCCTGCCGCGGCGATGGCTGTGGCTGGCACCGATCGGCCTGATCAACTCGGCGCTGCCGTTCGTGCTGTTTGCCTATGCGGCGGAGCAGGCACCGGCGGCGATCGGCGCGATCTGCAATGCGATGACCGTGCTGTTCGCCGCGCTGATCGCCTTCCTGTTTTTCGGCGAGAAGATCGGCATGCGCCGCGCCGGCGCTTTGCTGGTCGGCTTCGCTGGCGTGGTGGTGCTGGCTACGGCCAAGGTTTCCGGCTTGAGCATCGGTACTGCCGTGATCGCGGGTGCAGCGGCGTCGCTGCTGTACGGGCTGGGCGTGAACCTGGTGAAGCGCCATATGACCGGCCTGCCCTCGGCAGCGGCGGCGGCGGCCACGCTGTCGTGCGCCTCGCTGTGGATGCTGCCGATGGCGGTGACGCACTGGCCGCAGGCGGCGATTCCGCTGAAGGCGTGGGGCGCGGCGATCGCACTGGGCGTGGCCTGCACCGGCCTGGCGTTCCTGATGTTCTACCGGCTGATCGGCCGTATCGGCCCATCGCGCGCCTCGACGGTGACCTACTTGATTCCGCTGTTCGGCGCGGCGTTTGCGTGGTTGTTCCTGGGCGAGGCGGTGACGGTGCAGATGTTGATTGCCGGTGCGTTGATCCTGGGTAGCGTGGCGGTGAGCCAGAAGGGCTGA
- a CDS encoding LysR substrate-binding domain-containing protein, with translation MQLRPSLLPALAVFAVAARHQNLAQAAQELHLTASAVSHHVRRLEEVLETRLFLRHARGVRLTAEGRQLADAASAAFSDVAAVAHHLHPDADSVPLRITTLRSLSYCWLLPRLPRFTQAHPHIRIELHTGSGLDRYDDNGPEVGIRYGLGQWPGLHAQHLMDDYLFPVASPALAGVESLDDPARIADLPLLTDLSPQGWRDWFRHAGVRPPSPLPPMHTFADSTDAMRAAVYGMGAVLARTHIAQPYLQRYEVVRLPGPALKARYAYYVVHAEAQPPSPAARLFIDWLLEQAQDERTPIPALPDSLLGRPATRG, from the coding sequence ATGCAGCTACGCCCCTCCCTGCTCCCCGCGCTGGCCGTGTTCGCGGTCGCCGCCCGCCACCAGAACCTTGCCCAGGCCGCGCAGGAACTGCACCTGACCGCCAGCGCCGTCAGCCACCACGTGCGGCGCCTGGAAGAAGTGCTGGAAACGCGCCTGTTCCTGCGCCATGCCCGCGGCGTGCGCCTGACCGCCGAAGGCCGGCAGCTGGCCGATGCCGCCAGCGCGGCCTTCAGCGATGTCGCGGCCGTGGCCCATCACCTGCATCCGGATGCAGACAGCGTGCCGCTGCGGATCACCACGCTGCGCTCGCTCTCCTACTGCTGGCTGCTGCCGCGGCTGCCGCGCTTCACCCAGGCACATCCGCACATCCGCATCGAGCTGCACACCGGCAGCGGGCTCGATCGCTACGACGACAATGGGCCGGAGGTCGGCATCCGCTACGGTCTGGGACAGTGGCCGGGCCTGCATGCGCAGCACCTGATGGACGACTACCTGTTCCCGGTCGCCTCGCCTGCGCTGGCCGGGGTCGAATCGCTGGACGATCCGGCCCGCATCGCCGACCTGCCGCTGCTGACCGACCTGTCGCCGCAAGGCTGGCGCGACTGGTTCCGCCATGCCGGCGTGCGCCCGCCCTCACCCTTGCCGCCGATGCACACCTTCGCCGACAGCACCGATGCGATGCGTGCAGCGGTATATGGCATGGGGGCGGTACTGGCACGCACCCACATCGCCCAGCCCTACCTGCAGCGCTACGAAGTGGTGCGCCTGCCAGGACCTGCGTTGAAGGCGCGCTATGCCTATTACGTGGTGCATGCCGAAGCACAGCCACCCAGCCCGGCAGCACGCCTGTTCATCGACTGGTTGCTGGAGCAGGCCCAGGACGAGCGCACGCCGATTCCCGCGCTGCCGGACAGCCTGTTGGGGCGCCCGGCCACGCGCGGCTGA
- a CDS encoding DUF4349 domain-containing protein — MSRTGAWTRVVVTPTLLLALAACAQSGDRAASSDTGAVAAEAAIASPDGAFLAYEHDVQIQLDAAQIAPRIQQVAQACQNAKFGDCAVLQVDQRSGDQPSGEVKVRIAPKGTEPLIALAGDGGTLQSRNTRAEDLAQQVADTALTKARLEKEHARLLSYQDRKDLKIEDLMAITTRLSEIEAGVEQANKDSAQQRRRIDTQLVTLHFATTSGQRSRSEIGEALSESGSILSTSVAFLIRAAAALLPVAVLALIAGWGVRAWWRRRRRAT, encoded by the coding sequence GTGAGCCGGACCGGCGCGTGGACGCGCGTGGTGGTGACGCCGACGCTGCTGCTGGCGCTGGCGGCCTGTGCCCAGAGCGGCGATCGGGCGGCCAGTTCCGATACCGGCGCGGTGGCCGCCGAAGCGGCCATTGCCTCTCCGGACGGCGCGTTCCTGGCCTACGAACATGACGTGCAGATCCAGCTGGACGCCGCGCAGATCGCTCCACGCATCCAGCAGGTCGCTCAGGCCTGCCAGAATGCGAAGTTCGGTGATTGTGCAGTGCTGCAGGTCGACCAGCGCAGTGGCGATCAGCCCAGCGGCGAGGTCAAGGTGCGCATCGCCCCGAAGGGCACCGAGCCGTTGATCGCGCTGGCCGGTGACGGCGGCACGCTGCAGTCGCGCAACACGCGCGCTGAAGACCTCGCCCAGCAGGTGGCCGACACTGCGTTGACCAAGGCGCGGCTTGAGAAGGAGCACGCACGGTTGCTCTCCTACCAGGACCGCAAGGACCTGAAGATCGAGGACCTGATGGCGATCACCACGCGCCTGTCGGAGATCGAGGCCGGTGTCGAGCAGGCCAACAAGGATTCGGCGCAGCAGCGCCGGCGTATCGATACCCAGCTGGTGACGCTGCACTTTGCCACCACCTCGGGCCAGCGCAGCCGCAGCGAGATCGGCGAGGCGCTGAGCGAGTCAGGCAGCATCCTCAGCACCAGCGTGGCGTTCCTGATCCGTGCCGCGGCCGCCTTGTTGCCGGTGGCGGTGCTGGCCCTGATCGCAGGATGGGGCGTGCGTGCCTGGTGGCGTCGCCGCCGTCGCGCGACGTAA
- a CDS encoding GFA family protein yields the protein MHYQGSCHCGRIAFTVEAQAPISDVIDCNCSMCRRRGSLLWFAPREAFQLATDPADVATYHFNKAHIDHHHCRECGIAPYSEAVDPRTGTTMVAVNVRCVPAVDLAALTVTSYDGAAL from the coding sequence ATGCATTACCAGGGAAGCTGCCATTGCGGCAGGATCGCATTCACCGTGGAAGCACAGGCACCGATCAGCGATGTGATCGACTGCAACTGCTCGATGTGCCGCCGCCGCGGCAGCCTGCTGTGGTTCGCCCCGCGCGAGGCGTTCCAGCTGGCCACCGATCCGGCGGACGTGGCCACCTACCACTTCAACAAGGCCCACATCGACCACCACCATTGCCGCGAATGCGGCATCGCCCCCTACAGCGAAGCGGTGGATCCGCGCACCGGCACGACGATGGTGGCGGTGAACGTGCGCTGCGTGCCGGCGGTGGATCTGGCAGCGCTTACGGTGACCTCCTACGACGGAGCGGCACTGTGA
- a CDS encoding DUF885 domain-containing protein has protein sequence MRPHLLALALVAALAGCQPTDAPTNAATPAAGQQAADAAADAAFADLSKRALDTWMQLSPVSATQIGDHRYDSELDDLSAAGQQKTVAAYKALLGELDKIEVDKLGRENQVDAAILRNQLQSEIWNAEVLQSGKWDPQLYNGIAGSAIYGLMAREFAPLPERLKSATARMEKLPAIFAQARENLDPARVPKIHAETVAKQNKGILSIVDTFITPHIGELPQADQQRLQAAIDGLKKAVDEQQTWLDKTLVPNAKGDFRIGAEKYDQKLKFALSSSLSRQEIGERARAELKRVREDMYGIAQTVLKDKPGAPEMPAQPTDEQQQKAIEAALELAYADKPARDKVVDDAKAALEQSTAFVREHDLMTLPDAPVDIILMPEFQRGVAVAYCDSPGPLDKNLKTFYAVSPIPDDWNDKQVDSFLREYNSRMIHLLSIHEGTPGHYLEGWHSAKFPSTLRAVLRSGLFAEGWAVYTERMMQEQGYLNNDPLFHLVQLKFYLRTISNAILDQGVHVDNWDREKAMHLMTHDAFQQESEAAGKWVRAQLTSAQLPTYFVGAQEHFDTRKAVQEKLGDKFNLKAYHDQVLSYGAPPVRFARQLMLDQPIE, from the coding sequence ATGCGCCCGCATCTTCTTGCCCTCGCCCTGGTGGCCGCCCTGGCTGGCTGCCAGCCGACCGACGCCCCGACCAACGCCGCCACCCCGGCCGCCGGCCAGCAGGCGGCGGATGCGGCAGCCGATGCTGCCTTCGCCGACCTGTCCAAGCGTGCCCTGGACACCTGGATGCAGCTGTCGCCGGTCAGCGCCACCCAGATCGGCGACCACCGCTACGACAGTGAACTGGACGACCTGAGCGCCGCCGGCCAGCAGAAGACCGTGGCCGCCTACAAGGCGCTGCTCGGCGAGCTGGACAAAATCGAGGTGGACAAGCTGGGCCGCGAGAACCAGGTGGACGCGGCGATCCTGCGCAACCAGCTGCAGTCGGAAATCTGGAACGCCGAAGTGCTGCAGTCCGGCAAGTGGGACCCGCAGCTGTACAACGGCATCGCCGGCAGCGCGATCTACGGCCTGATGGCGCGCGAATTCGCGCCGCTGCCGGAGCGCCTGAAGTCGGCTACCGCGCGCATGGAAAAGCTGCCGGCGATCTTCGCCCAGGCCCGCGAGAACCTGGACCCGGCCCGCGTGCCGAAGATCCACGCCGAGACCGTTGCCAAGCAGAACAAGGGCATCCTCAGCATCGTCGATACCTTCATCACCCCGCACATCGGCGAACTGCCGCAGGCCGACCAGCAGCGCCTGCAGGCCGCCATCGACGGCCTGAAGAAGGCGGTGGATGAGCAGCAGACCTGGCTGGACAAGACCCTGGTGCCGAACGCCAAGGGTGATTTCCGCATCGGTGCGGAAAAGTACGACCAGAAGCTGAAGTTCGCGCTGAGCTCCTCGCTGTCGCGCCAGGAGATCGGTGAGCGTGCACGCGCCGAACTCAAGCGTGTGCGCGAAGACATGTACGGCATCGCGCAGACCGTGCTGAAGGACAAGCCGGGTGCGCCGGAGATGCCGGCCCAGCCGACCGACGAGCAGCAGCAGAAGGCAATCGAAGCGGCGCTGGAGCTGGCCTACGCCGACAAGCCGGCGCGCGACAAGGTGGTCGACGATGCCAAGGCCGCGCTGGAGCAGTCCACCGCGTTCGTGCGCGAGCACGACCTGATGACCCTGCCCGATGCGCCGGTGGACATCATCCTGATGCCGGAATTCCAGCGCGGCGTGGCCGTGGCGTACTGCGATTCGCCGGGCCCGCTGGACAAGAACCTGAAGACCTTCTACGCCGTGTCGCCGATTCCGGACGACTGGAACGACAAGCAGGTCGATTCGTTCCTGCGTGAGTACAACTCGCGCATGATCCACCTGCTCAGCATCCACGAAGGCACCCCGGGCCATTACCTGGAAGGCTGGCATTCGGCCAAGTTCCCTTCCACCCTGCGTGCGGTGCTGCGTTCGGGCCTGTTCGCCGAAGGCTGGGCGGTCTACACCGAGCGCATGATGCAGGAGCAGGGTTACCTCAACAACGATCCGCTGTTCCACCTGGTGCAGCTGAAGTTCTACCTGCGCACCATCTCCAACGCGATCCTCGACCAGGGCGTGCACGTGGACAACTGGGATCGCGAGAAGGCGATGCACCTGATGACCCACGACGCGTTCCAGCAGGAAAGCGAGGCGGCCGGCAAGTGGGTACGTGCACAGCTGACGTCGGCGCAGCTGCCGACCTACTTCGTCGGTGCGCAGGAACACTTCGACACCCGCAAGGCGGTGCAGGAAAAGCTGGGCGACAAGTTCAACCTGAAGGCGTACCACGATCAGGTGCTGTCCTACGGCGCGCCGCCGGTGCGCTTCGCCCGCCAGCTGATGTTGGACCAGCCGATCGAGTGA
- a CDS encoding polysaccharide lyase, which yields MSLPLFRLALLPTLLASACAFATCPPPPPGQPDIRALGYYTDKAGSVIDPALQQQNHDATASLDRYAADVARMSDDYLRDGDRAAAQCTLAWLGAWAKDGAMFGQMIRVNNDQSFYMRQWMLDAVAMAYLKVHDQADPQQRARIDPWLQQLARANLTYWDNPKRRRNNHYYWGGLGVLATGLATDDPALWQAGHAAFQKGVDDIQDDGSLPLEMARGQRTLHYHDYALAPLVMMAELARLRGQDWYASRDHAIDRLARRVIEGSKDPAWFNQQTGVAQLPLQASGWVEFYRLRSPDGGLFEAAHARGPFHSPRLGGDLTLMATHGIVRAPLR from the coding sequence ATGTCTCTCCCCCTGTTCCGTCTTGCACTGCTGCCCACGCTGCTGGCCAGCGCCTGTGCCTTCGCCACCTGCCCTCCACCACCGCCCGGCCAGCCCGACATCCGCGCCCTGGGCTACTACACCGACAAGGCCGGCTCGGTGATCGACCCGGCGCTTCAACAGCAGAATCATGACGCCACCGCGTCGCTGGACCGCTATGCCGCCGACGTGGCGCGCATGAGTGACGACTACCTGCGCGATGGTGATCGCGCCGCTGCGCAGTGCACGCTGGCCTGGCTCGGCGCTTGGGCGAAGGACGGCGCGATGTTCGGTCAGATGATCCGGGTCAACAACGACCAGTCGTTCTACATGCGGCAGTGGATGCTCGATGCGGTGGCCATGGCCTACCTGAAAGTGCATGACCAGGCCGACCCGCAGCAGCGCGCGCGCATCGATCCGTGGCTGCAGCAGCTGGCACGCGCCAATCTGACCTACTGGGACAACCCGAAACGGCGCCGCAACAACCACTACTACTGGGGCGGTCTGGGCGTGCTGGCCACCGGCCTGGCCACCGATGACCCGGCCCTGTGGCAGGCCGGTCATGCCGCCTTCCAGAAGGGCGTCGATGACATCCAGGACGATGGCAGCCTGCCGCTGGAAATGGCGCGCGGGCAGCGTACCCTGCACTATCACGACTACGCGCTGGCGCCGCTGGTGATGATGGCCGAGCTGGCGCGGCTGCGCGGCCAGGACTGGTACGCCAGCCGCGACCACGCCATCGATCGCCTGGCGCGACGCGTCATCGAGGGCAGCAAGGACCCGGCGTGGTTCAACCAGCAGACCGGCGTGGCACAGCTGCCGCTGCAGGCCAGCGGCTGGGTCGAGTTCTATCGACTGCGCTCGCCCGATGGCGGCCTGTTCGAAGCCGCACACGCACGTGGGCCATTCCACTCGCCGCGATTGGGCGGCGACCTGACCCTGATGGCCACGCACGGCATCGTGCGCGCGCCCCTACGCTAG
- the agp gene encoding bifunctional glucose-1-phosphatase/inositol phosphatase — MILPLRLLLLALALGPSAATAMAAPAADEQLEQVILLSRHNLRAPVVASGALANATPETWPRWDVGAGELTTKGGVLEVYMGRYVGQWLRQTQLLPLSGCPQPGDLHAHANSLQRTQATAQFFVAGAFPGCHVAIEQRMPLGTMDPLFNPVIHRDDVAYRERALSSMRQALTEADLAPALAVVEAVTRYPQSAACADRSDCHLTLTDTTFTAEAGKEPRATGSLALASGVVDALLMEHYEARDAAAEGWGRLNTEGQWQALAQIRNRYQDILFGTPGLARDVAAPLLEQVGTLLNDPASPKVALLVGHDSNIGSVLAALGITDYTLPDQYEKTPIGGLLQFERWRDRRSGRERIRLAYVYPTTVQLRDAQPLTEAQPPGRVALRVPGCAAQGCTAAEFQRLLQPAAR, encoded by the coding sequence ATGATCCTCCCCCTCCGCCTCCTGCTGCTGGCGCTCGCGCTGGGCCCGAGTGCTGCGACCGCAATGGCCGCTCCTGCGGCCGACGAGCAGCTTGAACAGGTGATCCTGCTCAGCCGCCACAACCTGCGCGCGCCGGTGGTGGCCTCCGGCGCGCTCGCCAACGCGACCCCTGAAACCTGGCCGCGCTGGGACGTGGGTGCGGGCGAGCTGACCACCAAGGGCGGCGTGCTGGAGGTCTACATGGGCCGCTACGTCGGCCAGTGGCTGCGCCAGACGCAGTTGCTGCCGCTGTCGGGATGCCCGCAACCGGGCGATCTCCACGCCCATGCCAACAGCCTGCAACGCACCCAGGCCACCGCACAGTTCTTCGTTGCCGGTGCCTTCCCGGGGTGCCACGTGGCAATCGAGCAGCGCATGCCGCTGGGCACGATGGACCCGCTGTTCAATCCGGTGATCCATCGCGATGATGTGGCCTATCGCGAGCGCGCGCTGTCATCGATGCGGCAGGCATTGACCGAGGCGGACCTGGCGCCGGCACTGGCGGTGGTGGAGGCGGTTACACGCTACCCGCAGTCGGCGGCCTGTGCTGACCGCAGCGACTGCCATCTGACCCTGACCGATACCACCTTCACTGCGGAAGCGGGCAAGGAGCCGCGCGCGACCGGATCGCTGGCGCTGGCAAGTGGCGTGGTCGACGCGCTGCTGATGGAGCACTACGAGGCACGCGACGCCGCCGCCGAAGGCTGGGGCCGGTTGAACACCGAGGGCCAATGGCAGGCGTTGGCGCAGATCCGCAATCGCTACCAGGACATCCTGTTCGGCACACCCGGGCTGGCGCGTGATGTGGCCGCGCCACTGTTGGAGCAGGTAGGCACGCTGTTGAACGATCCGGCGTCACCGAAGGTGGCCCTGCTGGTCGGTCATGACTCCAACATCGGCTCGGTGCTGGCGGCGCTGGGCATCACCGACTACACACTGCCAGATCAGTACGAGAAGACGCCGATCGGTGGCCTGCTGCAGTTCGAGCGCTGGCGTGACCGCCGCAGCGGCAGGGAGCGGATCCGCCTGGCCTACGTCTACCCGACCACCGTACAGCTGCGTGACGCACAGCCGCTGACCGAGGCGCAGCCGCCGGGCCGTGTTGCGTTGCGGGTGCCGGGCTGCGCGGCGCAGGGCTGCACCGCCGCGGAATTCCAGCGCCTGCTGCAACCGGCGGCCCGCTGA